One region of Oryzias latipes chromosome 6, ASM223467v1 genomic DNA includes:
- the LOC101172156 gene encoding fibulin-7-like isoform X2, with translation MEYLLSWRCTTFIILMMGLHLVTMSSAQECPSTIDLLNSLRQVEKMLVVHEASYQHGLRALRKKIGALHNSTMAIFNSGRNATCPKPEAPPHGRRLGRVFGIGHEVHFLCKPGYELIGPRTRACLESLKWSGQPPMCRRLNGSNSSMASFSSAALSASSLPTHSSASATAPPPASIRPSHCTHFLGSTRCTCDVGFTISGRDNNVCTDIDECSLFPLGQPGRLCVHQCVNTPGSFHCVCPAGYSLARDARSCSDIDECENGMHNCPAEQTCVNTFGGFQCVTVECPHMKNATYIKTSPMRCERNPCVVADAACTQAPNSITFHFLAMVSNMSAPRDLFRVSAARVLGDTLRFGLAGGHGRGYFSVQRTGRQTGTLLLVRSIKGPAALEAEVEMSELQQGTLLGRYVTKVSLLVSAYDF, from the exons ATGGAGTATTTGTTGAGCTGGAGGTGCACGACCTTCATCATCCTAATGATGGGTCTTCATCTGGTCACCATGTCCTCTGCCCAG GAGTGTCCGTCCACCATTGATTTGCTGAACTCATTAAGGCAGGTGGAGAAGATGTTGGTGGTGCATGAAGCATCCTACCAGCACGGTCTGCGTGCCCTCAGGAAGAAGATCGGCGCTCTTCACAACAGCACCATGGCCATCTTTAACTCTGGCAGAAACG CAACCTGTCCCAAACCTGAGGCCCCCCCCCATGGACGCCGACTGGGCAGGGTGTTCGGCATCGGACACGAGGTGCACTTTCTGTGCAAACCCGGCTATGAGCTGATCGGGCCGAGGACCCGAGCATGTCTGGAGTCCTTGAAGTGGAGCGGGCAGCCACCCATGTGCAGAC gcCTCAACGGCAGCAACAGCTCCATGGCCTCCTTCTCCTCAGCTGCCCTGTCAGCTTCTTCCCTCCCCACCCACTCTTCTGCATCTGCCACAGCCCCCCCTCCTGCCTCCATCCGACCGTCTCACTGCACCCACTTCCTGGGCTCCACCCGCTGCACCTGTGATGTAGGCTTCACCATCTCAGGCCGCGACAACAACGTCTGCACAG ATATCGACGAGTGCAGTCTTTTTCCTCTGGGTCAGCCCGGCCGTCTCTGCGTCCATCAGTGCGTCAACACTCCCGGCAGCTTTCACTGCGTCTGTCCGGCCGGCTACAGCCTGGCCCGGGACGCTCGCAGCTGCAGCG ACATCGACGAGTGTGAAAACGGGATGCACAACTGCCCAGCTGAGCAGACGTGTGTGAACACCTTTGGGGGGTTCCAGTGTGTGACGGTGGAGTGTCCTCAcatgaaaaatgccacatacATCAAAACATCTCCCAT GCGCTGTGAGAGGAACCCCTGCGTGGTGGCGGACGCTGCCTGCACTCAAGCTCCAAACTCCATCACCTTCCACTTCCTTGCAATGGTTTCCAACATGTCTGCCCCTCGTGACCTCTTTCGGGTTTCTGCGGCGCGCGTGCTGGGCGACACGCTGCGCTTTGGCTTGGCGGGGGGCCACGGGCGGGGCTACTTCAGCGTGCAGCGCACAGGCCGGCAAACTGGCACCCTCCTCCTGGTCAGGTCCATCAAAGGCCCTGCCGCCCTGGAGGCTGAGGTGGAGATGAGCGAGCTCCAGCAGGGCACCCTGCTGGGCCGATACGTcaccaaagtctccctgctcgtCTCTGCTTACGACTTCTAG
- the LOC101172156 gene encoding fibulin-7-like isoform X1, translating to MEYLLSWRCTTFIILMMGLHLVTMSSAQQECPSTIDLLNSLRQVEKMLVVHEASYQHGLRALRKKIGALHNSTMAIFNSGRNATCPKPEAPPHGRRLGRVFGIGHEVHFLCKPGYELIGPRTRACLESLKWSGQPPMCRRLNGSNSSMASFSSAALSASSLPTHSSASATAPPPASIRPSHCTHFLGSTRCTCDVGFTISGRDNNVCTDIDECSLFPLGQPGRLCVHQCVNTPGSFHCVCPAGYSLARDARSCSDIDECENGMHNCPAEQTCVNTFGGFQCVTVECPHMKNATYIKTSPMRCERNPCVVADAACTQAPNSITFHFLAMVSNMSAPRDLFRVSAARVLGDTLRFGLAGGHGRGYFSVQRTGRQTGTLLLVRSIKGPAALEAEVEMSELQQGTLLGRYVTKVSLLVSAYDF from the exons ATGGAGTATTTGTTGAGCTGGAGGTGCACGACCTTCATCATCCTAATGATGGGTCTTCATCTGGTCACCATGTCCTCTGCCCAG CAGGAGTGTCCGTCCACCATTGATTTGCTGAACTCATTAAGGCAGGTGGAGAAGATGTTGGTGGTGCATGAAGCATCCTACCAGCACGGTCTGCGTGCCCTCAGGAAGAAGATCGGCGCTCTTCACAACAGCACCATGGCCATCTTTAACTCTGGCAGAAACG CAACCTGTCCCAAACCTGAGGCCCCCCCCCATGGACGCCGACTGGGCAGGGTGTTCGGCATCGGACACGAGGTGCACTTTCTGTGCAAACCCGGCTATGAGCTGATCGGGCCGAGGACCCGAGCATGTCTGGAGTCCTTGAAGTGGAGCGGGCAGCCACCCATGTGCAGAC gcCTCAACGGCAGCAACAGCTCCATGGCCTCCTTCTCCTCAGCTGCCCTGTCAGCTTCTTCCCTCCCCACCCACTCTTCTGCATCTGCCACAGCCCCCCCTCCTGCCTCCATCCGACCGTCTCACTGCACCCACTTCCTGGGCTCCACCCGCTGCACCTGTGATGTAGGCTTCACCATCTCAGGCCGCGACAACAACGTCTGCACAG ATATCGACGAGTGCAGTCTTTTTCCTCTGGGTCAGCCCGGCCGTCTCTGCGTCCATCAGTGCGTCAACACTCCCGGCAGCTTTCACTGCGTCTGTCCGGCCGGCTACAGCCTGGCCCGGGACGCTCGCAGCTGCAGCG ACATCGACGAGTGTGAAAACGGGATGCACAACTGCCCAGCTGAGCAGACGTGTGTGAACACCTTTGGGGGGTTCCAGTGTGTGACGGTGGAGTGTCCTCAcatgaaaaatgccacatacATCAAAACATCTCCCAT GCGCTGTGAGAGGAACCCCTGCGTGGTGGCGGACGCTGCCTGCACTCAAGCTCCAAACTCCATCACCTTCCACTTCCTTGCAATGGTTTCCAACATGTCTGCCCCTCGTGACCTCTTTCGGGTTTCTGCGGCGCGCGTGCTGGGCGACACGCTGCGCTTTGGCTTGGCGGGGGGCCACGGGCGGGGCTACTTCAGCGTGCAGCGCACAGGCCGGCAAACTGGCACCCTCCTCCTGGTCAGGTCCATCAAAGGCCCTGCCGCCCTGGAGGCTGAGGTGGAGATGAGCGAGCTCCAGCAGGGCACCCTGCTGGGCCGATACGTcaccaaagtctccctgctcgtCTCTGCTTACGACTTCTAG